The Macrobrachium nipponense isolate FS-2020 chromosome 27, ASM1510439v2, whole genome shotgun sequence genome includes a region encoding these proteins:
- the LOC135200906 gene encoding transcription elongation factor SPT4-like has translation MDNIPRDLRGLRACLVCSLVKTQDMFESDGCDNCDEFLHMKNNRDQVFDCTSTNFDGFIALMSPEDSWVAKWQRINRCVRGMYAISISGRLPASVIRDMKARGIKYRPRNKTNV, from the exons ATGGACAATATTCCCCGAGATTTGCGTGGTCTTCGTGCATGTTTAGTTTGCTCGTTGGTGAAG actcaAGACATGTTTGAATCTGATGGTTGTGATAACTGTGACGAGTTTTTGCACATGAAAAATAATCGAGATCAAGTTTTTGACTGCACTTCTACAAATTTTGATGG attCATTGCTCTGATGAGCCCTGAGGATAGCTGGGTTGCAAAGTGGCAGCGAATTA aTCGTTGTGTTCGAGGGATGTACGCCATTTCAATTAGTGGTCGTCTTCCAGCATCTGTTATTCGTGATATGAAAGCAAGGGGTATTAAATACAGGCCTCGTAATAAAACTAATGTGTAA
- the LOC135200907 gene encoding septin-2-like isoform X2 → MAAIVERPPIEDKIRTLKLSGHVGFDSLPDQLVAKSTQNGFTFNILCIGETGMGKSTLMDTLFNTSFESNPAPHTLPSVKLKSNVYELQESQVRLKLTIVDTVGYGDQINKEDSFTAIVDYIDKKFDDYLQEELKIKRSLSAFHDTRIHACLYFICPTGHGLKSIDLVCMKKLDSKVNIIPIIAKADTISKAELTKFKQRIIQEIKMNNIQIYQFPTDDDTMVKVNTEMNSQIPFAVVGSTDFVRVGNKMARARQYPWGTVQVENESHCDFTKLREMLIRTNMEDMREVTHQRHYELYRKKVLETMGFTDVGQDNQPVSFQQTFERKQVEHRVELQRKEDEMRQTFVLRVKEKETELKEVEKELYTKYDQLKRDHAEEKKNFEEMKKRLEEEKTEFQKRKQQVATQQLTHHTLTLGKKMKK, encoded by the exons ATTGAGGATAAAATCCGTACACTAAAGTTGAGTGGTCATGTCGGATTTGACTCGCTGCCAGATCAGTTGGTGGCAAAGTCAACGCAAAATGGGTTCACATTCAATATCTTATGCATTG gtgagaCTGGTATGGGGAAGTCAACATTGATGGACACCCTTTTCAATACCAGCTTTGAGTCCAATCCAGCACCTCACACTTTACCCAGTGTGAAACTTAAATCAAATGTATATGAATTACAGGAATCTCAAGTTAGGTTAAAG CTTACTATTGTGGATACTGTTGGATATGGAGATCAAATTAACAAAGAGGATAGTTTTACTGCCATTGTGGATTACATCGATAAGAAGTTTGATGATTACTTGCAAGAGGAGTTGAAGATAAAGCGCAGTCTGTCTGCCTTTCATGATACTAGGATTCATGCTTGCCTTTACTTCATCTGCCCTACTGGACATGG GTTGAAGAGCATAGATTTGGTGTGCATGAAAAAACTGGATTCCAAGGTCAACATCATTCCCATCATTGCTAAAGCAGACACAATTTCCAAAGCAGAGCTCACAAAATTCAAGCAGCGCATCATTCAGGAAATCAAGATGAATAACATACAGATTTATCAGTTTCCGACTGATGATGATACAATGGTCAAG GTTAATACTGAGATGAACAGCCAGATACCTTTTGCAGTTGTGGGCAGTACTGACTTTGTACGTGTTGGTAACAAAATGGCTAGGGCTCGTCAGTATCCTTGGGGAACTGTTCAAG TTGAAAATGAGAGCCATTGTGACTTCACAAAGCTACGAGAGATGTTGATCCGAACTAACATGGAAGATATGAGAGAAGTAACTCATCAACGTCACTATGAGCTGTATCGCAAGAAAGTGCTTGAAACT ATGGGATTCACTGATGTTGGCCAAGACAACCAACCTGTAAGTTTCCAGCAAACATTTGAAAGGAAGCAAGTTGAACATCGAGTGGAGTTGCAGCGCAAAGAGGATGAAATGCGGCAAACGTTTGTTCTTCGTGTCAAGGAGAAGGAGACAGAGTTGAAGGAAGTAGAGAAAGAG cTGTACACCAAATATGATCAACTGAAGAGGGACCACGCAGAGGAAAAGAAGAACTTTGAGGAAATGAAAAAGAGGCTAGAAGAAGAGAAAACCGAGTTCCAGAAGCGTAAACAGCAAGTGGCGACACAGCAATTAACTCATCACACACTCACTTTGGGCAAGAAGATGAAAAAGTAA